In the genome of Streptomyces collinus, one region contains:
- a CDS encoding beta-L-arabinofuranosidase domain-containing protein, giving the protein MSSSVSRRRLLQAVGATAAASATGSFVCASPAHAAVPPARADIGVSAHPFALDQVRLTASRWLDNQNRTRNYLRFVDVDRLLHNFRANHRLSTNGAAANGGWDAPDFPFRTHVQGHFLTAWAQLYAVTGDTVCRDKATHMVAELAKCQANNSAAGFNAGYLSGYPESDFTALEQRTLSNGNVPYYTIHKTLAGLLDVWRHIGSTQARDVLLALAGWVDLRTGRLSGQQMQAMLGTEFGGMNAVLTDLHQQTGDARWLTVARRFDHAAVFDPLAANQDRLSGLHANTQVPKWIGAAREYKATGTARYRDIATNAWNFTVDAHTYAIGGNSQAEHFRAPNAIAGYLNKDTCESCNTFNMLLLTRELFALDPNRAALFDYYERAWLNHMIGQQNPADTHGHVTYFTPLNPGGRRGVGPAWGGGTWSTDYGTFWCCQGTGLEMHTRLMDSIYYRSDDTLIVNLFVPSVLNWSERGITVTQTTAYPVSDTTTLQVTGNVSGTWAMRLRIPGWTAGATVSVNGTRQDIATTPGSYATLTRSWTSGDTVTVRLPMRVIMRAANDNANVAAITYGPVVLSGNYGDSTLSSLPSLNTSSIRRTSSTSLAFTATANGSPVNLGPFHDAHGHNYTVYWNTSGTVRLANVGSGLVLGIQNMSTADGGRALQWNDSGTADHDWHMIADGNGVRFRNAHSGKVLGVLNMSTDDGATVLQWSDNGTADHRWTLLDQGDGTYKIRNEHSGRLLAIANNSTAVGAFAVQSSDDGTADNRWRIVRN; this is encoded by the coding sequence ATGTCTTCCTCCGTCAGCAGACGGCGCCTACTGCAAGCAGTGGGGGCCACCGCCGCCGCCTCTGCCACCGGATCCTTCGTCTGCGCGTCCCCCGCCCACGCGGCCGTGCCTCCCGCAAGGGCCGACATCGGGGTCTCCGCGCACCCCTTCGCACTCGACCAGGTCCGGCTCACCGCGAGCCGCTGGCTGGACAACCAGAACCGCACGCGGAACTACCTGCGGTTCGTCGATGTCGACCGGCTGCTGCACAACTTCCGCGCCAACCATCGGCTGTCCACCAACGGCGCGGCCGCGAACGGCGGTTGGGACGCCCCGGACTTCCCCTTCCGCACCCACGTCCAAGGGCACTTCCTCACGGCATGGGCGCAGCTGTACGCCGTGACCGGGGACACCGTCTGCCGGGACAAGGCAACCCACATGGTTGCCGAGTTGGCCAAATGCCAGGCCAACAACAGCGCCGCCGGCTTCAACGCCGGGTACCTCTCCGGCTACCCCGAGTCCGACTTCACCGCCCTCGAGCAGCGGACCCTGAGCAACGGCAACGTGCCGTACTACACCATCCACAAGACCCTCGCCGGCCTGCTGGACGTATGGCGCCACATCGGCAGCACACAAGCCCGTGACGTGCTGCTCGCGTTGGCGGGATGGGTGGACCTGCGCACCGGCCGGCTGAGCGGCCAGCAGATGCAGGCCATGCTGGGAACCGAGTTCGGCGGCATGAACGCCGTGCTGACCGATCTCCACCAGCAGACGGGCGACGCGCGGTGGCTCACCGTCGCCCGGCGGTTCGACCACGCCGCGGTGTTCGACCCGCTGGCGGCCAACCAGGACCGGCTCAGCGGACTGCACGCCAACACCCAGGTACCCAAGTGGATCGGGGCCGCCCGGGAGTACAAGGCCACCGGTACCGCTCGGTACCGGGACATCGCCACCAACGCCTGGAACTTCACCGTCGACGCGCACACCTATGCCATCGGCGGCAACAGCCAGGCGGAGCACTTCCGCGCCCCGAACGCCATCGCCGGCTACCTGAACAAGGACACCTGCGAAAGCTGCAACACCTTCAACATGCTCCTCCTCACGCGGGAGTTGTTCGCGCTGGACCCGAACCGGGCGGCGCTGTTCGACTACTACGAGCGGGCGTGGCTGAACCACATGATCGGCCAGCAGAACCCGGCCGACACCCATGGCCACGTCACCTACTTCACCCCGCTCAACCCGGGAGGCCGACGCGGTGTGGGTCCCGCGTGGGGCGGCGGCACCTGGAGCACCGACTACGGCACGTTCTGGTGCTGCCAGGGCACGGGCCTGGAGATGCACACCAGGCTGATGGACTCCATCTACTACCGCAGTGACGACACCCTGATCGTGAACCTGTTCGTGCCCTCGGTGCTCAACTGGTCGGAGCGCGGAATCACGGTCACCCAGACCACGGCATACCCCGTCAGCGACACGACGACCCTGCAGGTCACCGGCAACGTCAGCGGAACCTGGGCGATGCGCCTGCGCATCCCGGGCTGGACCGCCGGGGCCACTGTCAGCGTCAACGGCACGCGACAGGACATCGCCACCACGCCAGGCAGCTACGCCACCCTGACCCGCTCCTGGACCTCCGGCGACACGGTCACCGTCCGCCTGCCCATGCGGGTCATCATGCGAGCGGCCAACGACAACGCGAACGTCGCCGCGATCACCTACGGCCCGGTGGTCCTGTCCGGCAACTACGGCGACTCCACGCTCAGCTCCCTCCCCTCGCTGAACACGTCCTCGATCAGACGGACCAGCAGCACGTCACTGGCCTTCACCGCCACCGCCAACGGCTCCCCCGTCAACCTGGGCCCGTTCCACGACGCGCACGGCCACAACTACACCGTCTACTGGAACACCAGCGGCACCGTCCGGCTCGCCAACGTGGGCAGCGGTCTCGTGCTGGGCATCCAGAACATGTCCACGGCCGACGGTGGCCGCGCTCTGCAGTGGAACGACTCGGGCACCGCCGACCACGACTGGCACATGATCGCCGACGGAAACGGGGTCCGCTTCCGCAACGCCCACAGCGGCAAGGTGCTCGGCGTCTTGAACATGTCCACGGACGACGGCGCGACCGTCCTGCAGTGGTCGGACAACGGCACCGCCGACCACCGATGGACACTGCTCGACCAGGGAGACGGGACCTACAAGATCCGCAACGAGCACAGCGGCAGGTTGCTCGCCATCGCGAACAATTCCACCGCTGTCGGTGCGTTCGCGGTCCAGAGTTCGGACGACGGCACCGCCGACAACCGTTGGCGCATCGTGAGGAACTGA
- a CDS encoding glycoside hydrolase family 43 protein yields the protein MNRTLRAALALLTSVTALLGLTTFAGTAGAAHPSAGQTTRYAMTAFTNSSESNMYVYDSPDATGFTLRKGPAYTPPSGLIRDPSIFKHTDGLYYLTYTTNWTGNTIGFARSTDRVNWTFLYNHTIPVSGLTRTWAPEWFIDTDGSVNVIVSLTSASTATHFTGYKITATNSALTAWSTPAQLAGIGPNYIDTFVVKVGSTYHAFTKNETTKYIEYATASSLTGPYTFKKTGNWAGFGDWVEGPALVRLDNGGWRIYYDGYRAGKYWYSDSYDNFATWSTPTEVPGLSGLIRHATVLKETVSGGVTLPTDTTRSLQSVNFPSRYAVVRSDNLGYIDPVTSSGSTAVKQSATFTVVPGLADANCYSFRDSAGRYLRHWDYRIRFDSSSGTAVFDKDATYCARPGATAGSVSLESYNYPGRYLRHYDYALRMDLYQNTDTFSADSSFTVVSPWA from the coding sequence TTGAACAGAACCCTCAGGGCGGCCCTCGCCCTCCTCACCTCGGTGACCGCCCTGCTGGGCCTCACCACCTTCGCCGGTACGGCCGGAGCCGCCCACCCGTCGGCGGGACAGACGACGCGGTACGCGATGACCGCGTTCACCAACAGCAGCGAGTCGAACATGTACGTGTACGACTCGCCGGACGCCACCGGATTCACCCTGCGAAAGGGCCCGGCCTACACCCCGCCGTCCGGTCTGATCCGAGACCCCAGCATCTTCAAGCACACCGACGGCTTGTACTACCTCACCTACACCACCAACTGGACCGGGAACACGATCGGTTTCGCCCGGAGCACCGACCGAGTGAACTGGACGTTCCTGTACAACCACACGATCCCTGTCAGCGGGCTGACCCGCACCTGGGCTCCCGAGTGGTTCATCGACACCGATGGCAGCGTCAACGTCATCGTGTCCCTGACGTCGGCGAGCACCGCGACCCACTTCACCGGCTACAAGATCACGGCGACCAACTCCGCGCTGACCGCCTGGTCCACACCCGCCCAGCTGGCGGGCATCGGCCCGAACTACATCGACACCTTCGTCGTCAAGGTCGGTTCCACCTACCACGCGTTCACCAAGAACGAGACGACGAAGTACATCGAGTACGCCACCGCCTCCAGCCTCACCGGCCCGTACACCTTCAAGAAGACCGGCAACTGGGCGGGCTTCGGCGACTGGGTCGAGGGCCCAGCCCTGGTCCGGCTCGACAACGGAGGCTGGCGCATCTACTACGACGGCTACCGCGCCGGCAAGTACTGGTACAGCGACAGCTACGACAACTTCGCCACCTGGTCCACGCCCACCGAGGTGCCCGGACTGTCCGGCCTCATACGCCACGCGACGGTGTTGAAGGAGACCGTCTCCGGTGGCGTCACCCTCCCGACCGACACCACTCGGTCCCTCCAGTCCGTCAATTTCCCGAGCCGTTACGCCGTGGTGCGCTCCGACAACCTCGGCTACATCGACCCGGTGACATCCTCCGGCAGCACCGCTGTCAAGCAGAGCGCAACCTTCACCGTCGTGCCCGGACTCGCGGACGCCAACTGCTACTCCTTCCGCGACTCCGCCGGACGCTATCTGCGGCACTGGGACTACCGGATCCGCTTCGACAGCAGCAGCGGCACGGCCGTCTTCGACAAAGACGCCACGTACTGCGCCCGCCCGGGCGCGACCGCGGGCTCGGTGAGCCTGGAGTCGTACAACTACCCGGGCCGCTACCTCCGCCACTACGACTACGCGCTGCGCATGGACCTCTACCAGAACACCGACACCTTCAGCGCCGACAGCTCCTTCACGGTGGTCAGCCCCTGGGCCTGA
- the aztA gene encoding zinc ABC transporter ATP-binding protein AztA → MTIMFKTFPSPSPAKDTTPRARFTELSAGYPGRPVLHELDAEIPALALTALVGPNGSGKSTLLGVLAGVIQPTSGELHHAGDRPPAFVPQRGAVGDALPLTVRQTVEMGRWGERGPWRRLTRQDRAIVDTAMERLGIMDLASRQLGELSGGQRQRALIAQGLTQESDLLLLDEPTTGLDPEARERIAALLTELVTDGVTVVQATHDLEAARSADTCLLLRDGHLVGQGNPAQLLTATTLARMWQSA, encoded by the coding sequence ATGACAATCATGTTCAAAACTTTCCCCTCCCCCTCTCCGGCCAAGGACACGACGCCCCGCGCCCGCTTCACCGAACTGTCCGCCGGATACCCGGGCCGCCCCGTTCTCCATGAACTCGACGCCGAAATACCGGCGTTGGCCCTCACCGCACTGGTCGGCCCGAACGGAAGCGGGAAGTCCACCCTGCTCGGCGTTCTCGCCGGAGTGATCCAGCCCACATCAGGCGAGCTGCACCACGCCGGCGACCGGCCACCGGCGTTCGTCCCCCAGCGCGGCGCCGTCGGTGACGCGCTACCCCTGACCGTCAGACAGACGGTGGAGATGGGGCGCTGGGGTGAGCGCGGGCCATGGCGCCGACTGACTCGGCAGGACCGCGCCATCGTGGACACGGCCATGGAACGACTGGGCATCATGGACCTCGCGTCCCGCCAGCTCGGGGAGCTGTCCGGCGGACAGAGACAACGCGCCCTGATCGCCCAAGGGCTCACCCAGGAGTCGGATCTGCTGCTCCTGGACGAACCCACCACTGGGCTCGATCCGGAGGCCAGGGAGCGGATCGCGGCCCTCCTGACCGAACTGGTCACCGACGGGGTGACCGTCGTCCAGGCCACACACGACCTGGAAGCCGCACGCTCGGCGGACACCTGCCTCCTGCTACGCGACGGTCACCTGGTGGGACAGGGCAACCCCGCGCAGCTTCTCACCGCCACGACACTCGCCCGAATGTGGCAGTCGGCGTGA
- the aztB gene encoding zinc ABC transporter permease AztB, which yields MEWLTDPFQVTFVQRALWGGMLVSVICALAGTWVVLRGMAFLGDAMSHGLLPGVALAALLGGNLLVGALLSAAVMTAGVTTLGRTPKLSQDTGIGLLFVGMLSLGVIIVSRSQSFAVDLTGFLFGDVLAVREQDLVLLGVALLLALAVSVLGHRAFLALAFDPRKARTLGLRPRLAHAALLGLLALAIVASFHIVGTLLVLGLLIAPPAAALPWARSVRGVMTLAALLGITATFGGLLLSWHMSTAAGATVSGLAVVQFFLSHLASALRHHRRARLVDAPAAATD from the coding sequence ATGGAGTGGTTGACGGACCCCTTTCAGGTGACCTTCGTCCAAAGGGCCTTGTGGGGCGGGATGTTGGTGTCGGTGATCTGTGCCCTGGCCGGCACCTGGGTGGTGCTCAGGGGAATGGCCTTTCTCGGTGACGCCATGTCTCACGGGCTGCTGCCCGGAGTCGCGCTCGCCGCGCTGCTGGGCGGCAACCTGCTGGTCGGGGCGTTGCTGAGCGCGGCCGTCATGACCGCCGGCGTCACCACCCTCGGCCGCACCCCGAAACTCTCCCAGGACACCGGCATCGGCCTGCTGTTCGTGGGGATGCTGTCGCTCGGCGTCATCATCGTCTCGCGGTCGCAGTCCTTCGCGGTCGACCTGACCGGGTTCCTCTTCGGTGACGTCCTCGCCGTCCGTGAACAGGACTTGGTGTTGCTGGGCGTGGCGCTGCTCCTGGCGCTGGCCGTCTCGGTCCTCGGCCACCGGGCCTTCCTCGCCCTGGCTTTCGACCCGCGCAAGGCCCGCACGCTCGGCCTGCGGCCCCGCCTGGCGCACGCCGCGCTGCTCGGCCTGCTGGCGCTCGCCATCGTCGCCTCCTTCCACATCGTGGGGACGCTCCTGGTCCTGGGCCTGCTCATCGCGCCGCCCGCGGCAGCGCTGCCCTGGGCGCGCAGCGTGCGGGGCGTCATGACCCTCGCGGCGCTGCTCGGCATCACCGCCACCTTCGGCGGGCTGCTGCTGTCCTGGCACATGAGCACCGCGGCCGGCGCGACGGTCTCGGGCCTCGCGGTGGTCCAGTTCTTCCTCTCTCACCTGGCATCCGCCCTCCGCCACCACCGCCGTGCGCGCCTCGTCGACGCTCCCGCTGCGGCAACAGACTGA
- the aztC gene encoding zinc ABC transporter substrate-binding protein AztC: MTRKTPGARRPRTFLLALLTLFTAGAATACANDDDRPRVVVTTNILGDITQEIVGDEADVTVLMKPNADPHSFGLSAVQAAELERADLVVFNGLGLEENVLRHVDAARESGVATFEVGKAVVPLTFQAYDDGGPEEEAGQPDPHFWTDPNRVRKAAGLIADQVTEHVDGVDEKAIHANADRYDTQLADLTTWMEKSFARIPEKQRALVTNHHVFGYLAERFHFRVVGAVIPSGTTLASPSSSDLRSLTQAMREAGVRTVFADSSQPKRLAEVLRTELGDGVRVVELYSESLTEPGKGAGTYLQMMRANTTAMTDGLSGA; encoded by the coding sequence ATGACGCGGAAGACGCCAGGGGCACGGCGCCCGCGCACGTTCCTGCTGGCCTTGCTCACCCTCTTCACCGCCGGCGCGGCGACCGCCTGCGCGAACGACGACGACCGCCCCCGGGTCGTGGTGACGACCAACATCCTGGGCGACATCACGCAGGAGATCGTCGGTGACGAAGCCGACGTCACCGTGCTGATGAAACCGAACGCCGACCCGCACTCCTTCGGACTGTCGGCCGTGCAGGCCGCCGAGCTGGAGCGCGCGGACCTGGTGGTCTTCAACGGGCTGGGGCTGGAGGAGAACGTCCTGCGGCACGTGGACGCCGCCCGCGAGTCCGGAGTGGCCACCTTCGAGGTGGGCAAGGCGGTCGTCCCGCTCACCTTCCAGGCATACGACGACGGCGGCCCGGAGGAGGAAGCCGGGCAGCCCGATCCCCACTTCTGGACCGACCCCAACCGCGTACGCAAAGCCGCCGGCCTGATCGCCGACCAGGTCACCGAACACGTGGACGGCGTGGACGAAAAGGCGATCCACGCCAACGCCGACCGCTACGACACACAACTCGCCGACCTCACCACCTGGATGGAGAAGTCCTTCGCCCGCATACCGGAGAAACAGCGGGCGTTGGTGACCAACCACCACGTCTTCGGCTACCTCGCCGAACGCTTCCACTTCCGGGTGGTCGGCGCGGTGATCCCGAGCGGCACGACGCTGGCCTCTCCCAGCTCCTCCGACCTGCGCTCGCTCACCCAGGCCATGCGCGAGGCCGGAGTGCGCACCGTTTTCGCCGACTCCTCTCAGCCCAAGCGGCTGGCCGAGGTTCTGCGCACCGAGCTGGGCGACGGTGTGCGCGTCGTCGAGCTCTACTCCGAATCGCTGACCGAGCCAGGCAAGGGCGCCGGCACCTACCTGCAGATGATG